From the genome of Streptomyces sp. JH34:
GACACGCGCCTTCGATGAACCGGCTGGGCCAGATCGCCGAGGGCCGGGTCCAGGCGAGGATGCAGGGCATCGAACCGGAGCCCGTCACCGGCGAGGCGCTCCAGGAGGCGACGCAGTGGTACACCAAAGCCTACGAGACCGGTGATCACGCGGCCCCGCTCCTCCTCGGCCAGCTCTACGAGGAGCAGTACGGCAACCAGAGGCAGGCACTGACCTGGTACGACCTCGCCGACCGCCGGGGCAACAGCGCGGCGAAGGAACGTCTGACCGGGCTGCAGCAGCGCATCCGTCTCGGGATCGGCCCGTCCCCGCGGCCGGAGGACGGGAGCGTCGAGGAACCGGGCGAAAGCACCGGTACAGGACTCACCTACGCCGGTCAGGCCACCGCACTACTGCGTGGGCAGTGGCTTGCGGACTGGGGCGGCACGACGTCTGCACATCTGGCTCAGGCCGAGTGCCTCGATGTGCTCGCGGAAGCCTGCGGCGGGGACCACGGCGAGTGGGGAACCCTGCCGCAGGCAGAACAGGCGGACGTCCTGAGCGACTTCACCGACTCGCTTCCCCGCAGGTCGGAGCTCGTGAAGGCGGCACGCCGCTACTACGAGTCAGCCGGCCCGGGCGAGCTCCGCGCCCACGCCGCCCGGCTCCGCCGCCGGGCGGCAGGGGGCCCCACCGAATCCCCGGACACGGGAGAGACGCCATGACGAACCCGCACGTCAGCACGGCACTCCGGCAGTCCCTCGACCGCCACCGTTTCTCGCTCCGCCCGCAGCCAGGAGTGCCCGTCGGAGAGGAGACCGTGCACGTCGTCCTCGACCACGGTGAGGAGACTTTCCATGCCGGCCGCGTGAGCCACGATCGAGGGTTGTGGTCGGCCTTCGCCGTCGTCCGCCCACAGGGCCTCTGGCGGGCTGACGAGATCGGCCGGTACGAGTCGTTCGAGGATGCCGTGCTCGCCGTCCTGATGAGTTTCACCTACGTGGAGTAGGAGGCCCGGAATGCGCGTCGAACCCCGGTTCCGCGATCAGATCAGATGCCTCGTCCTCAAGGACCGCAGGGCGAAAGCGCTCGACGAGGCCCTCTCTCCCGAGGACAGGGTCGCCTTCAACGGATTTCTGGTGTCGGTCGTCGCCGTGCTTCTCGCGCCCAGGCTGCGCGACCGGTGTGGCATCGAGGAACTCGCGGTCTTCAGCGACGAGGTGGCTACCGCGCACCGCGCCGAACGACGACCGGTCAACGAGTTCGTCGTGGAGGAGATCCTCCGCGAGGTGTACGGAGTGCCACGGCTCTTCCTGACGCTATCCGTACCGCCCAGAACCGTGTCGGCGGCGGGCGCGACCATCGTGCGGTACGTGAGCAACACGGACAGTTCCGTCGCAGCCGACATTGACCGCATCCTCGCCACCGCCGTGGACCTCCACCGACACCACGGCCCGCGTTGAGGCCACGGTCGGAGTCAAAGGTGATGCCGTGGGAAAGCCCGTCAGCAAAGTGCAGCGCATCTCTGGGCGGCGCGTTCCAGCCGCCGGCGGTCTTCCGCTGCGGGGACAGTGCTCCCTCCTACCGTCCCGCACGTTTTCAGGCGTCGACGAACTCCCGGTAGAGGAAGCGCTGGAATGGCTGCGCTCCGGTGAAGGCGAGCTGTTTGCCGAGCGTGCGCGCACCGAACCAGAGCCCGCTGACCATCGGCACCCCCGTGGCGACCTCACCCACCGAGGCCACTGTGCCGACCAGCTCGCGTTCCATCTCGGACAACTCCACCCGGCGCAGCCCGAGGCGTTCCAGGAGCTGGCGCTTGACGCCCTCGATGTCCCGGGCGAGGCGGACGTAGTCCTCGTCGGTGACGCAGCGCTCGACAGCCACCCGCAGGTCGGCGGCACGGTCGCGGTACTGCCGGATGCGTGTGGCCACCAGCGTGATCCAGTCCTGGTCGCTGCGTCTGCCGACCTCGTTCGGCGTCCACAGTCGGCCGCCGAGCAGCGGCAGTTCGAGCTGGAGCAGTTGGAACCGGTGGCTGTCGTCCTCGCCGGCGGCCTGGCTGAGTGTGGCGTGGATGCCACGCACCGACTGGATCAGGTCGAGGACCCGTCCCTCGTCCGCGCCCTGACGGGTCATGTCGAAGGTCAGGGAGAAATCCCGGCGCATCGGGTGCGACTGGTAGGAGACGGCCGCCGCTTCTGCCCTGGCCCGGTATTTCATGCCGCGGGCAAGGGTGGCCATGAGGTATTTGCCCTGGGTGGGGGCGGCGGCCCCGGCTCGCCTCTGATTACCGCGTCAACAGCTCAGGGCGTACGCATCAGGTTGCGCAGACTGGCGACGAGGGCGGGCACATCGCGTTCCACCTGCTCCGGGGCCGCCGCCGGGTCGGACGATTCCGGCTTCTGGAGCACGGTGCGGCATGGGCGGCAGAGGCCGTCCGGGAGCGCTTCGGCCGGGCCGGGGCGGCCGCAGTCGGCGCATTCGACGAGGAGGCCGCGCGCGGGAGTGGTGCCGAGCGAGCCGGGCGCCGGGGAGGGCTCTCCGGGCAGGTGGGGCGGCATCTTGTCGGTGAGGCGGCGGCGCATCAGGCCCACGGGGGATCCGATCGGCTCGGGAAGCCCTGCGAGCAGTGCGGAGGTGAGGTACTCGGGGCTGACACCGCGTGCGAACCATGCGGCGGCCAGCGGCTCCAGAGCGGCACAATCGGCGGCGGAGAGCGCCAGGCGGGGTTCGCGGCGCCCGAGTTCGGCGAGGGCGCGGTACGCGGGGGACGGTGCCGTCGAAGCCGGTTGGGCGTCCGCGCCCGGATCGGCCTCCGGGGGCGTGGGCGGGGTCGGGGCGGGTCGCGCCGTGGTGTTGGCCTCCGCAGTGCGCTGCTGGGGTACGGCCGCCGACTCGGCGGAGGGTGCGGTTGCCTGCTCAGGAGCGGCGGTCGCTTCGGCTGCCAGCCTGGCGGCCCACCACTCGTTGTCGTGGGCGGTGCGGGACCAGTAGGTGAGCGTCACCCACCGGCACTGGCCGTCCCCTTCGACCCGGCAGCGCACGCGGCGCAGATGTCCGGCGACGGCGAGGGCGCGCAGGGCTGTGCCGATGGCCATCTGGCCGTACAGCGGAAGGTCCTTGGCCAGCGACTTGATGTCCATGGCGGCGCCGTCGGGGAGGTGGTCGACATACGCGGCGACGTAGCGCTCCCGCTCGGGAAGGAGCGCGAACGCGCCGGTGCGGGCGGGGCCTTGGGCCGGGACGGTCTGCTTGCCGTAGCCAGTGTGGGCCTTGCGGTACGGGCGCGAGGCTGCGGGGGCGGGCGGGGCGGAGCTAAGGTGCTGGGTAGCCACGAGATCGTCCTTTTTGGGTGTTCGATCTTGGGTCAGACCCCGGCCGGTGCGGCTAACACCGTGTCGGGGTCGTCTCGTTGTGGGCACCGTAAGCAGCGACGACTCTCCGCTGCAACTCGATCACGAATAGTCATACTTGCTGGCCGTGACGTGGTTGGGAGGGAGGGGAGGTTTCCCCAAAAGCCTTTACCTACCTCCCGGATGAACAACACCGCTCGAATCCCGGAGCCCGAAGCCCGACCCTCGGATCCCGAAGCTCAAGCGTCGGTCCGGGGGCCCTCCCCGGACGCCCGAACGAGTGAGTGGGGCTCCACGGCGCTCGACCCCCGGGGTTCGAGACCCGAGCGCCGGGACGGCGACCGCACCACTACGGCGCGGCCGGGGACGTCCGACCGTGCCCGTCCGGGCCCTCAGTCGCGACCTACCGACCCCTCACGACACGCCACTCACGGCCCGGCTGCGGAATCTTCGTCTCGTCAGCCACCGGGGAGTCCTCGTCCTGAACGACCTCGCCCGGGATGACCTGGCCGACCGGCTGGGCGAGCTCCAGGCCGGAGAGGTGCGTCTTGAGCCTTTTGGCCATGGGGCGGAAGGTCGCATAGGTGAGCCCGCCGGACACGGCGGCCCCGACAAGAGGGATCGCCTTCGAGACGGACGTGGCGAAGGTCTGCTTCGTCATCTTGACGCCGAGGTACCCGGCGACCTTCTTCACGATGGGGTAGACGACACCCTTGGTCAGCGCTTGCTGGGGCAGCTTCTTGGCGACCTGCTTGGACATCGCCTCCGCCACCTTCCCCACGGCGACGTTCGCGGACTGGGTCCCGAACATCACGCCGAAGAACAGCGTGAGCACGCCCTTGGTCGCGTCATCGACATCGTCGTTGTCGGCGGAGAAGAGATCGGGCCAGCTGTAGAGATAGGCGAGCTTCTGCGAGATGCGCAGCATGTGGCCGACGTACTGGGCCAGATCGGCCGGCACCGTGGCGGGCATGGCGATGAATCCAGGAATACCGGCAGCCGCGGAGAGCGCGCTCACCTTGGCGGTCTCATAGCGAATGGCCTCGTTGGCCACCCTGTCCAGGACGCCAAGCGGGATACCCGCCGCCGCGGGAGTCTCTTCCATCGCCCTGCGCACATCGTCTTCCGAGCAATGACGGGCCAGCGCCGTCCGGAGGTACGCCGCCCTGTCGATGCGCACACCCGGAAGCCTGGCCGCGCCCACCAGAAGAGCGGAGAAGCGCGACTCCGAGTTCTCGCTCACTTCGTTCGTGACCATGCCGGGAACGTACAGCAGACGGGTGACCGGCATCCCCCGAATCGGTCAACGTGATCGCGGATCGGGACTACGGGAGTCGGCGATGACGGACGCGGAAGGACCGTGCGCCGCCGTCGCCCCACGAGGACGAACTCCGGCTCGCACCAGCCGGTCTGTGCGTACGCAGTGTCAGCGTACGCACACAGGGAGTGGACAGTACGCGGCGCCCGGCCCGACGATGAAGCCGATCAGGAGCGGTACGACGGGGCGGTGCGCGCGAAAGGTGGCCACGGTGGCCTACGAGAACACGGACGACAGCTTTGCGGGACCGGCTGCGGGTGGAACAGGCGCTGGAGCCGGCACCGAGCCCGGCATGTCGGACAGCCTGCGCACGTTCGGCGCGTTCGTCCAGGCCCTACGGGAACACGCGGGCCTCTCCCGTGAGGAGTTCGGCGACCACGTCCGCTTCTCCAAGCACACGGTCGCCTCGATCGAGCAGGGCCGCCGGATGCCGGACCGCGACTTCGTGGAACGGGCGGAGGCGGCGCTGGGCAACACGGGGGCGCTACGGAAGGCGGCACCGCACCTGTCTCGGCAGGCGGGGCTGGCGAGTTGGTTCCGCCAGTGGGCGCGGCTGGAGACCCAGGCAGTGACCTTGTGGACGTACGAGTGCCGGGTGGTCCCCGGACTGCTCCAGACCGAGCGCTACGCGCGATCCGTGACAGTGAGCGTGCCGCCCGTGAAGGACGAGGAACAGGTGGCCAAGCAGGTGATGGCACGGCTCGAGCGCCAACACCTGCTTGATCGAAGGCCGCCGGCTGCGTTCAGCTTCATCATCGAACAGGCCGTCATCGAGCGTGGCACGGGAGGAATCGACGTGACGCGGGAGTTGCTCGACAGCCTGGTGGAGCGGTCGTCGCAGTTCAACGTCGAGTTGCAGATCATGCCGCGACACCAACCGGATCACGCGGGGTTCGACGGCCCGTTGATGCTGCTTGAGTCACAGGACAACAAGTGGTTCGGCTACGCAGAAGGGCAGCGTGGCGGCATGCTGATTTCGGACCCGAAGGAGGTCAGCATCATGCTCCAGCGGTATGCGAAACTGCGCTCACAGGCTCTCACCTCCGAGGACTCCAGGAGCCTGCTGAAGAAACTGCGAGGAGCGCTATGAGCAGCATCGACGAACAGGCCTGGTTCAAGAGCAGCTACAGCGGTTCGGACGGTGACGCCTGCATCGAGGTGGCGAAGGGCGTACAGGCGATCCACGTCCGCGACTCCAAGGACCAACTGAGCCCCGAACTCGCCCTCTCCCTCAGGGCATGGAGCAGCTTCGTCAGCTACGCCGCCCAGGGCTGACCTTCACGTCCCGCGCCGGACCCGTCCGGCGCGGGACGCTGTCGTTCATTGGGTAGGCGGCGTCCACTTCCCCTTGTCGACAGCTTCCTGAAGCCGCGCGGAGAAGTACGCATGCGCTTCGCGCATCTCCCTCTCCCGGTTCGCCTTGTAGAAGGGCGCGGTGTAACCCTCGGGGGGATCGGGCCGCTCCTTCTTCTGATAGGCGAGGAGGTGCTCGTAGTGCTCCTTCGTCTGGCCGAAGCCGAAGGTGTGTCTGACGCCCGCAATCCGTCGCTCCTCAGCGTCGAACCAAGTAGCGGCATCGAAGGCCTGCATGATCGGAAAACGAGATTTGTACATGGCTACGAGCGCATCAGCACTGACGCCGAGCCAGACAGAAACAAGGGCATCAATCTCCACGAGCGCCGCCCGCCGGGCACGCTCTGTACGGAAAGCCGTGCCGCGATCCCAAGCCGAGCCGACAGTGTGCAATGGCTGCAGTTCCGGCCAATCACACGCCCACGGTTCGTAGGCAGGCCATGTGGGGTCGTACAGCTCCTCCCAGAGATCCGCATACGCCTCGGTAAGGCAGTTAAGGCGGAGGGTGCGGAGGAGCAACGAGGAAGCGAGGGGGTGGACTACAGCGGGAGCAGGCATGACCTTAGCAGCGGCCACCCTGAGATCACCCCGTCCGGTGGTACGCAGGAAATAGTCCGCAGGCAGCGCCGTCCAGAACCCCGCGATTAGGCTCGTGAATGCGTTGCCTCCAACCGTCATGCTCTGAATCTGGTCGACATGCGCTGGCCCCGGAGGCACCAACGCCACGTATAGCGCCCGCTCTGTATCTGGTGCGATCTGGCGCCGCCACGCCACCCGGTAGAACTCCGTGTAAGGGCGTCGCAGTCGCCGCAGCAGCTCCGCCTCCATCTGTTCGTCCGTTACCTCGGCCGGTTCCACCTCGAAGCGACCGGCTGCGATGTTCCGCGCTCGTGCCATCTCACGCCCGGACTCCTTAAGCTGCTCCAGCGTCCTGCCGTCGCTCCACACGTCCTGGGCAGCCCGGTACACATCGGGCTTCGCCACATACACGTACTCGGACTCGGGCACGGCGTCGTCAGCCAGGGTCATCGGATTGAGGCCCAGGACCTCGCCGCCACCCTGACTCGGCTGCTTGAACATGGGATTGGCCAAGCCAATCTGAGGCCCCTTGAGGATCACCTCGGACCAGTCGGCTGGCCGCCGGACCACACCCGCATCGTCAGCCATGCTGTAGCCGATAAGGTCGTCATCCTTAGCGGTCTTCTCGTTGTAGCCGCTGGTGATTTGCGGCTCCCAATCAGCGAGGCGCACAGGATACGCAGCGAGTGCCTTGATGGCCTCAGCTTCGGCCGTGCTCACCGGCGACAACAGCCTCGCCTGGCGAATTGGCTGCGCCTCGTCGCCGGACAACTTCTTCCACTGCGCAAGAGTGGCCTCGTCCACCCGGATGATCCGCTTACGGTGCGGCCGTTCGTCCCAGCTGGCACCGTACTTGATTCCAGGATCGGGAGCCGTTCCGTCGTCGTCGGCCGAAAGTCGCAGCGCATCAACCGAGACGAGCCAAGACAGGTGGTCAAAGCCGATCTCACCTTCCTGCCCATAGATGTGTACGCCGAAGTGACTGGCGTGACCGACGGGAGGAGGGAAGAACCGGTTACCCTGGTTCACGAAATCTCCGTGCATCCGGAGCCTGGTGTAGGCGGCCTCGCGCAGTCGGCCTTCCTTGTCCCCACTGAAGTGAGAACCAGGATGGACGAGCCCCACAGTGCCGTTCTCGCCAAGGTGCTCCCAGGTGCGGCACATAAACGCGCGGTACAGGTCCGGACGCGTTCCCGAGATCAGCGGATAGGACACAGCACTACCCAGAAGCTCGGCTGTGGCTGCCGTTGCGGTCAGGTCACGCAGGTAGGCCATGCGGTGGGAAGCATTTTCCAGAACGGCACTCTTGTGCTCCCTACGTGCCGTGGCCGAAGGCTTCTCCGCGAGCCCGAACCACGGATCGAACTCGGCCAGCGCTACGCCCTCGTTCCAGTCAGGCCGCACCCAAGGCGGGTTACCCACCTGCAAGTCAAACCCGCCCCCCTCCCCCCGGAACACATGCGCAAAGTGCAGCTCCCAGTGGAAGAAGCCGTGGCCGTCCTCCGCCTTTATGTCCTTCTCCGTCGTACCGGCGATGTCCTCGACCGTGTTCAGCCACGGGTAGCGGAACGGCAGGAGAGCCGCCGGCCGCATGCCGAGGAAGCCCTCCAGGCGGTCCTCCACGTCGGCCAGCAGCTCCAGCGCGTCGTCAGGGCTGAGGTTCTCGATGCCCGAGAGGAGCGACTGCTCAGGCATGTCGGCCGTGCCGAGGACGCCCTCCAGGAAGTCCAGCCAGTCTCCGAAGCTCTGGAGAGGGATGGCCCTCCGCTCAGGGGGACGGCTGCTTGCCTTCCTGCTCCTCCTAGCCCCTGCGGGCGGCAGCTCCGCGCCCAGCTCGCCCTGCTCACCGTCCGGGTCGTCGAACAGCCCGGTGGCATGCCACAGATGGGCGCCCGGAGCCGTGGCCGGTGTCTCGGCGGCGGTGGGACGCCCGTCCGACGGGCCAGGTGCTGCCGCCGCTTCCTGGGGGAGGCTGTCACCCGAGGCGTACACCGCGTCCGTGCCGTCGAGTTCGCCGGTCTTGTCCAGCGGCCAGAACCACAGCGCGCACCACGCGTCCATGACGGTCTTCAGCCGCCAGTACGGCGTGCCGTGGCGCGTCAGGTCGTCGAGGATCTTCTGCTTGTCCTCCGCCTCGGCCTCCGCCTCAGCCCCGGCCGCCTCCTCCAGCCAGTCGGCGCCCCACACGTCGATGCGGCGGGCGATCGTCCGCTCGGAGAGTTCCAGCCGGGTGGCGACCAGCGACCACAGGAACTCGGCTCGCCGGGCCACGCCCTGCAAGCGGCCCAGCTCGGTCTTCTCCGCCGCCTTCCGCCACCGGTCGTAGCGCTTCTGCCGTGCCTCGGCCGTCTCCTCGCCGCGCTCCTGGAACGGCTTCGGGCCCTTCGGTGCCTTCTGGATGCCCTTCCGCCACCTGCCGAGCGCCTTCGCCGCGTCCTCCGCGAGCTTCTTGGCCTCCGGCTCCCCGGCGACCGCGCCCCACCCGATCGCGGGCAGCAGGAACTGGTGCACCGCCCCCTCGGGCAGGGGCCCGTCACGGAACGGCAGGTCAGTCGGCGGCAGAGTGTTCTTCTTCGCGAGCCACTGGCCGTCCGCCAGGACGCCGGCCTTGTAGACCTTGCGGCTCGCGCCGATGAGGGAGTTGCCGCGCCGCAGGTGCAGCCCGAACCAGGGGGCCCGCATGCCCGGGTGCATGGAGTTGAGCCACAGGGAGACCTCGGCCAGCTCCACCGCCGTGGCGTTGAGGTCGACCCCGTAGGCGTTGTGCAGGGCGACGTACGCCTTGGTCTTCTGGAGTTCGGCCTGCCGGAGCTCGGGGTCGATGCGGCGGCCCAGCTCGTGTTCACGCCGCCGCAGGTACTCGGCGGCCACCTGGTCGATCGCCTCGTTGAGGAACGCACCCGAGCCGAGAGCCGGCTCGCAGATCTTCCACTCCAGGAGTTCCCTGGCCGGGGTCGTGGTGTCGTGCTGGTCCAGCCGGTGCTTGAGGGCCAGCTCGACCGTGACCTCGGTCAGTGACTTCGGCGTGTAGTACGAGGCGGAGGTCTGGCGGTCGCGGCCGGCCAACCGGTAGACGAACGTGCCCTCCGGGTGGACCACCCGCTCACGACGGCCGGTCTCGGGATCGGTCCGCCGGACGAAAACCTCGTCCGTGTAGTCCTGCACGCGGGAGGCCGGGATCATCCAGCTGCCGCCCGAGGAGTCGCCGCCCTTGGCGACCTCGTAGAGCTCCTCCTCGGCGATGAAACCGGTGTACGACATCAGGCCCTCGTACACCGCGCCGAGCTGGTTGATGCCGAGTTGCGCGTAGGAGATGAATCCGCCGCGTTCCTTGCCCCTGCCCTGGGTGAGCATCAGGCGGCGCAGCACCTTGTGCAGGGTCTCGTTGCGCAGCCGGGTGTCCAGGAGCGGGAGGCGGCGCTCGTCGTCGCCGCGCCCATATGCCGGGTTCTCGATCTGGTCGTCCGAGATGAGGCGGACGGCCTTCTTGGCGAACAGCTCGGACTTCAGGGCCTCGAAGCGCAGGCCCGCGCTGGTGCTGCGGGCGGCGGCGCGGCGGGCACGGTCGGCCTCACGGACACGCTCGGTGTGTTCGGCCTGGGTGATGGCGCCGGCGGCGAGGAGCCCGTCCGCCTGCCGCTCGGCATCGGCGGCCTCACGGACGGCGGCCTCCGCCGCCAGGTCCTCGGGCTCGGTGCCGTAACGGCGGTGGCCGTTCTCGACCTTGTCGAAGAGCAGGTCCAGCGACTCGTAC
Proteins encoded in this window:
- a CDS encoding MarR family transcriptional regulator — translated: MATQHLSSAPPAPAASRPYRKAHTGYGKQTVPAQGPARTGAFALLPERERYVAAYVDHLPDGAAMDIKSLAKDLPLYGQMAIGTALRALAVAGHLRRVRCRVEGDGQCRWVTLTYWSRTAHDNEWWAARLAAEATAAPEQATAPSAESAAVPQQRTAEANTTARPAPTPPTPPEADPGADAQPASTAPSPAYRALAELGRREPRLALSAADCAALEPLAAAWFARGVSPEYLTSALLAGLPEPIGSPVGLMRRRLTDKMPPHLPGEPSPAPGSLGTTPARGLLVECADCGRPGPAEALPDGLCRPCRTVLQKPESSDPAAAPEQVERDVPALVASLRNLMRTP
- a CDS encoding DUF397 domain-containing protein, with translation MSSIDEQAWFKSSYSGSDGDACIEVAKGVQAIHVRDSKDQLSPELALSLRAWSSFVSYAAQG
- a CDS encoding DNA methyltransferase; the encoded protein is MTYDSLVNHGDYLSAHYLAEVLPKDLKAKDGLLARWAAFEEEERRRHADAVAEAKRQGLDPASVPSRARTPREGLRALRTSYFAGRAALVTDAKALVDPDAPENEGWQKRFTEVHLDTLKALGYTDAHEQAVTVHRADHAYTVQVSHAEPGLYAVSCGWTTEPDAALDPDEAGRLLHPVALEGAALLEDAKAVTDFLFACDTPPRYVLLLVGGVVVLADRLAWHEGRYLAADLDAALNRRDDRHGGELDTVAALFGADSLRVPTEGGTAPLAGFLDKSGKHAVGVSTELREGLRLSVEWIANEVLARLREPENGITPAELDDPARLAKELSRESLRYLYRILFLLYAEASPALGILPSDYPEYERGYGLQRLGDLVLRDLVGERSRRGFHLYESLDLLFDKVENGHRRYGTEPEDLAAEAAVREAADAERQADGLLAAGAITQAEHTERVREADRARRAAARSTSAGLRFEALKSELFAKKAVRLISDDQIENPAYGRGDDERRLPLLDTRLRNETLHKVLRRLMLTQGRGKERGGFISYAQLGINQLGAVYEGLMSYTGFIAEEELYEVAKGGDSSGGSWMIPASRVQDYTDEVFVRRTDPETGRRERVVHPEGTFVYRLAGRDRQTSASYYTPKSLTEVTVELALKHRLDQHDTTTPARELLEWKICEPALGSGAFLNEAIDQVAAEYLRRREHELGRRIDPELRQAELQKTKAYVALHNAYGVDLNATAVELAEVSLWLNSMHPGMRAPWFGLHLRRGNSLIGASRKVYKAGVLADGQWLAKKNTLPPTDLPFRDGPLPEGAVHQFLLPAIGWGAVAGEPEAKKLAEDAAKALGRWRKGIQKAPKGPKPFQERGEETAEARQKRYDRWRKAAEKTELGRLQGVARRAEFLWSLVATRLELSERTIARRIDVWGADWLEEAAGAEAEAEAEDKQKILDDLTRHGTPYWRLKTVMDAWCALWFWPLDKTGELDGTDAVYASGDSLPQEAAAAPGPSDGRPTAAETPATAPGAHLWHATGLFDDPDGEQGELGAELPPAGARRSRKASSRPPERRAIPLQSFGDWLDFLEGVLGTADMPEQSLLSGIENLSPDDALELLADVEDRLEGFLGMRPAALLPFRYPWLNTVEDIAGTTEKDIKAEDGHGFFHWELHFAHVFRGEGGGFDLQVGNPPWVRPDWNEGVALAEFDPWFGLAEKPSATARREHKSAVLENASHRMAYLRDLTATAATAELLGSAVSYPLISGTRPDLYRAFMCRTWEHLGENGTVGLVHPGSHFSGDKEGRLREAAYTRLRMHGDFVNQGNRFFPPPVGHASHFGVHIYGQEGEIGFDHLSWLVSVDALRLSADDDGTAPDPGIKYGASWDERPHRKRIIRVDEATLAQWKKLSGDEAQPIRQARLLSPVSTAEAEAIKALAAYPVRLADWEPQITSGYNEKTAKDDDLIGYSMADDAGVVRRPADWSEVILKGPQIGLANPMFKQPSQGGGEVLGLNPMTLADDAVPESEYVYVAKPDVYRAAQDVWSDGRTLEQLKESGREMARARNIAAGRFEVEPAEVTDEQMEAELLRRLRRPYTEFYRVAWRRQIAPDTERALYVALVPPGPAHVDQIQSMTVGGNAFTSLIAGFWTALPADYFLRTTGRGDLRVAAAKVMPAPAVVHPLASSLLLRTLRLNCLTEAYADLWEELYDPTWPAYEPWACDWPELQPLHTVGSAWDRGTAFRTERARRAALVEIDALVSVWLGVSADALVAMYKSRFPIMQAFDAATWFDAEERRIAGVRHTFGFGQTKEHYEHLLAYQKKERPDPPEGYTAPFYKANREREMREAHAYFSARLQEAVDKGKWTPPTQ